TTTATGGAGAACAAAGAAGAAGTTTGCTAATTTTTGATTGCACAGCTCTAATATACCAACACACGAGGAGAATTTTAAGGATGAATCGTATTTCATTTATTGCCCCTAAGGTCTATCCTTTTAATACGTCTTTTAGAGCTATTAGTAATCCTCAGGCTAATTCTTTATTAAGAGGACCTCATGAATTGTTTTTTGAAATCACTCGCACCCATATCTCAATACCTCCTCGGCTTTCTTTTCTTTCTTGGCCGAAACTATATAGTAGCTATGGATCTGCACCAGAAGTTGCTAGTAAAGTTTCTATATTAAGCCGTCACAAATTTCTAATTTACACAGCTGGTGGTATAGTTCTAACTCTTAGTGGAGCAGCAATTTTTTATAAAATATATGAGGAAAGTGAGCCCTTAGAGGAGCCGCTCCCCCCAGCTCCCTCTTCTCTTTTATATTCAGAAATTACCCTACTTGTTGAAAATTATAATAAAACCAGGCAAGAAGAAAAAGAACCTTTTTTAAAGCAAATTTTCCAAGAAATTGAGAAACTACGTAGCCTTGGTGATCTTAAACAATGGAAGGCTCCTTCATCAAATCCTATAGAAGCGTGCTTAGGCTTTATTTCTTTACTGGATTGCCATGAATCCTTAATAAGAATTGAGGCACTTAAACATTTAAAAGTCCTCATTTCTCAAAGAAAAAATTTTAAATTAAGAGCTCCTCATGAATTATATTTATTAGAAAATGAATTTAGGCAGCGCTTAATGAAATGTACAGATACAAATGAGTTTGCGCTTCTTCAACAACGTATGTTGGAAACTTATAAACTTTTACTTGAACAAATCTTTACTACTTTGGCATCTACAGGAGCCAATATTCCTAATGGTAAAATTGATGAATTATTGCAGCACCTAGCAGGTTTGGAAAAAAAACTAGCTAAATCTCCCGAGTTTCAATATAAAGCTGCTTATGTTAAAGTCCTTGTTAGTAGTCTTTCACATAATTATCAGCCTATTACTGAAGGATTTAAAGCAAGCTTAGATCTAATTGAAATTCTAATGGAATGTTTAAAAAAGGGAAATGATCTAAAATCGTGCATTCCTAATTCACGTAAAGAGTTGAAAAAGCTTTTACGAGAAATTGTGGTAAATCCCAATATCTTTAAAGACAAAGACTATTCAAAAAAAGTGCGGCAATTAATTGATAAAGATTTTCCTCAATTAGGCATGAAATTAAAGCTTACCTTGGAAAAGTTACAAAGGTGCTTTAATGAAAAATCAATTCCTACTGCATATGAGCGTATGCTTCTTTTAAAAAACCAATGGGAAGAACCTTTATCTGACAAAGAAAACTTTAATCAGTTGATCGAAATTGCTCGTTCCTTACCCGATACCGACGCAGACTTGCCTATACTTTATGAAATTGTCCAACGTTTAAGCGACATTGCCCTTTCAAATGGCTCTCTCAATGTTCGAGAAAAAGCTATAAAAAAATTAGATGTATTATTTTCTTTGACCTCCTGTGGGCGGAGCCAGATCCAGTATAAAATAGTAGAAACTTTAATTTTTTTAAAAGAAGATGCTAATTTTGATCATTTAGCTAAAGAAATATTAGATAAGCAAATTAAAAACTATCCGGATCATAATTTTAGCGCGATGTTAAGGTGGCATACAGAAGTTATGGAAGAAGAAAAAATAGAGAGTATCCGCCTACAAACAAAGAGAGACAATTGCTTGGAAAGCTCTATTGTACTAACCCCCCTTTCTGTTCCTGAGCTTAGCCCTCATTTTATTAGGAGACTATTCAAGACATCTAAGCTAACGGAAGCTCTTAGCCAAAGTATGCGCCAGCGTAAAGCACAAATTTATGTCATAACAGGTTCTATGGGGGTGGGCAAGTCTCAGCTAGTTTTAGACTATATGTACCAGCATAAATGGGACTATACTAAAATTGCTTTTATACAAGCATCCAAGCTTGATGCCTTATATATCGAGTTAGACAAATTAGCTGAAGCCTTAGCTCTTCCTAAGCAAGAAAAAGCTGAAGAAAGATACAATTTAATGAAAAATTGGCTAGAAATAAATCCGGGATGGTTATTAATTTTCGACAATTTAGAATTAGAAG
This DNA window, taken from Neochlamydia sp. AcF84, encodes the following:
- a CDS encoding tetratricopeptide repeat protein, translated to MNRISFIAPKVYPFNTSFRAISNPQANSLLRGPHELFFEITRTHISIPPRLSFLSWPKLYSSYGSAPEVASKVSILSRHKFLIYTAGGIVLTLSGAAIFYKIYEESEPLEEPLPPAPSSLLYSEITLLVENYNKTRQEEKEPFLKQIFQEIEKLRSLGDLKQWKAPSSNPIEACLGFISLLDCHESLIRIEALKHLKVLISQRKNFKLRAPHELYLLENEFRQRLMKCTDTNEFALLQQRMLETYKLLLEQIFTTLASTGANIPNGKIDELLQHLAGLEKKLAKSPEFQYKAAYVKVLVSSLSHNYQPITEGFKASLDLIEILMECLKKGNDLKSCIPNSRKELKKLLREIVVNPNIFKDKDYSKKVRQLIDKDFPQLGMKLKLTLEKLQRCFNEKSIPTAYERMLLLKNQWEEPLSDKENFNQLIEIARSLPDTDADLPILYEIVQRLSDIALSNGSLNVREKAIKKLDVLFSLTSCGRSQIQYKIVETLIFLKEDANFDHLAKEILDKQIKNYPDHNFSAMLRWHTEVMEEEKIESIRLQTKRDNCLESSIVLTPLSVPELSPHFIRRLFKTSKLTEALSQSMRQRKAQIYVITGSMGVGKSQLVLDYMYQHKWDYTKIAFIQASKLDALYIELDKLAEALALPKQEKAEERYNLMKNWLEINPGWLLIFDNLELEAEEMEKLKKYLPKKGGNILITSCTANQWKNQLGAQEIGLDNFSSGEAVHFLLNATNLTDRIKAEEIANELQNHPQVLASAAYYITTHGLNFSSYLDRIKESRTEFLSKHQDPLSRTNGSILAARNLTFEAVKKKQPLAIELLHFCANLDPSHIPKSLLNSWFIQHCPNTSSLSKESQLSKVDELIAVLLNHHIITINNLSKEESIAIQRLDQDAIKNTLSLVQRKNGLRKALLVLNSCLPRHDIEGSQAMDKRKILMPHIEAVLHEIKKTDRKIIDQAFNNRDKIDYFKIGCKIGCYVLILDFINAKFENSLKAGCCFLRNGNLTKLKDKIEEALKIDKQFYLKRYPELLKIYNDQEVGWKDGVLYPQIKMNGKKPGFYLEDPYLTEYSSLGDVHYNLAIVLEQRGQHSQAIENYLSALRIWERIYDPDHPKLADAHNNLGNAFTEAGQNIEARKHYKQTLQIWEKIYPPDHPRLAYIHNSLGNVYLKTQKYQQAINEYKEAFEIVIKNFPYDHPTFISTYNNLGNALIKMGECQQTTELLKKEYDE